The Pseudomonas leptonychotis genomic sequence CCAACCCGACCAATTCAACAGCAGCCTGCTGGCTTTCCTAAGCGAAGTCGAACAGGCCGCCACCACTGCCCACCCACAATAAGGACGCCCACGTATGTTCAAAACCTTGACCCTCGCCGCTTGCTCCATCCTGTTTGCCGGCAGCTTGCTGGCTGCAGAAAACCCGAAAGTGCTGCTGACCACCAGCCTCGGCGAAATCGAGATCGAACTCGACGCCGAGAAAGCACCGATCAGCACCGCCAACTTTCTCAGCTACGTGGACAGCGGCTACTACGCCGGCACTCAGTTCCACCGGGTAATTCCAGGTTTTATGGTGCAGGGCGGTGGTTTCGATGCCGACATGCAGCAGAAAGAGACCCAGGCGCAGATCAAGAACGAAGCCGACAACGGCCTGCACAACGTGCGCGGCACCCTG encodes the following:
- a CDS encoding peptidylprolyl isomerase; protein product: MFKTLTLAACSILFAGSLLAAENPKVLLTTSLGEIEIELDAEKAPISTANFLSYVDSGYYAGTQFHRVIPGFMVQGGGFDADMQQKETQAQIKNEADNGLHNVRGTLAMARTQVRDSATSQFFINHKDNAFLDHGSRDFGYAVFGKVVKGMDVVDKIAQVPTANTGGHQNVPREPVLITAAKRL